The nucleotide window GCAGCACATGGCGATCACATTGCCCACGTCATTGCCACGCGTTTTCGTCAGCACGGCGAGGAGAAAGACGGCCAAGAGCGAGCCGAAGGTGAATCCTAGGATGCCCAGCACCAGCGGCAGGATCTCCACCTTGGGATTATGCGCCATGTAGTAGGCGGTCCATACGCCTACGCCGATGATCAGCACGGCAAAGCCCACGGTGCTCCAGCGCAGCACGGCCATCTTTTCCGACTCTGCGGCATCGGCTCGCAGACGCGGGAGGATGAAGTCACGGCTGAAGCTCGTCGCCAGTGCATTGAGCGCGGTGCTGAGTGAACCCATCGCGGTGGCCAAAATCCCTGCTGTGACGAGCCCCCTCATGCCTGCGGGCATCTCATGCATGATGAAGAAGGGGAAAACCTCTCGTGATTCGGCTGGCAGCGCTACGGAGGGGTGCGCCGTGTAGTAAGCCTTCAACAAGACGCCGATCAAAATGAAGGCTGAGACGATCGGCAGATCGACGATGCCGCTCAAAATCGTGGCGAAGGCACTCTGGCGGCGGTTTTTGGCTGTGAGCATGCGCTGCACGGTGTCCTGGTCGATGCCGTGCGTGCTCATCGTGACAAAAGTGCTGCCGATGATGGCTGCCCAGATGGTGTACTCATTGGTGAGCACATTTTTGATCCAGGCCCACACACCAGGGTCATCCGCCGGTTTCGCGAAATCAAAGAACACAGGCGACTTGATTACGTCCGTCACTGCTCCCCAGCCGCCGGGGATTTTGGAGAGCAAAAAGGGAATCGTGAAGCCCAGTGAGGCCACCAGCACGCCCACCTGGATGAAATCGGTCCAGATCACCGCGCGGATGCCACCCACGGAGGTGTAGATCGCCGTCAGGATCGTCACCAGCACGACGGCGCCTGCGTAGAGCCAGAATTTCGTGTTCGCATCCACCGCACCGCCTTGCCACATCGAGACTGCGATCACCAGAATGATGGCGGAGACATACAGCCGCGTCCCCATCGCCAGCACACGCGTGAACATAAAGAGGAAAGAGGCGAATTTTCTCGTCACAGGGCCAAATCGGCCGCCCAGGAACTCATAGAGCGAGATGACGTTATGTTTGTAGAAAATGGGGATGAACAGAAAACTCACGATGATCCGCGCCATGACGGTCCCGATGGCAAACTGGGCATAACTCCAGTTTTGGCGGCTGTAGCCCGATTCGGGCGCTCCGAGGAAAGTGGCCGCGCTGATCTCAGCGGCCAAAATGGACGCCAAAACGGCCCACCACGCGATTTGCCGGTCTCCGAGCGTAAAACCCTCCACGCTGTCACTTTTGCTCCGCTGCGACAATCCAATGCCGAGGATGATGCCGAAGTAGGCGATGAGGACGATTGCGTCGATGAGGAATGGGGTCATGCAGCGGCGAGACTAGCGGTGTGATGGCCCTGCGGGCAACGAAGAATTTACGCGGCTTCAATTCCCCGCTTTCACCTCATCCCAGACCTTCGTGTATAAGGACAAAGCCTCGCCAACATCTTCGATGACCTCGCTTTTCGCCCGCACGGCCTCTGGCACGGCCACAGCAGGGTTCGCGAGGAATTCTGGGCTCACTTTTTTCATCCCTCCCACATTCGGGCAGACGTAGCCGGTCCACTCCATGTTTTCAGCCGCCACGGCAGGATCGAGCAGGAAATTGATGAACGCATGCGCCAGCGCGGGCTGCGGTGCGGTGGCGGGGATGACCATCTCATCACAGGCCATCACCAGGCCCTCACGCGGCAGGAGCACGCCGACATGGTCATTCTCTGCGACCACTTGGAAAAGATCCCCGCTGTATCCATGGACGAGCACGAACTCGCCGGAGTCGATGGCGCTTTTGTACTGCTCGTTGTCAAAGCGGGCGACCGATTGCTTCCAGCGCTTCACCACGGCAGCGGCGGCGGTGAGCTGCGTGGCATCGCGTGTGTTCACACTATGCCCGAGTGATTTCAGCGCTGCGCCCAGGGTCTCACGCATGTCATTGAGCAGGCAGGCTTTACGATTCACTCCCGGCATCTCCAGGGCTGCCCAGGAGTCCGGTGGTGAGGTCAGGCGGTCTTTGCGATAGGCCAGCACGCCGTAGCCGATGGCGTAGGGTACGCCGTGGCGCATGGTTTTGTCTTCCAGCTTGGCCAGCACCTGCGGATCGACTTGCGCAGCATTCGGCAGCAGCTTGGGATCGAGCTCGCGGAGCAGGTTCTTCTGCACCAGGAGGCCCAACATGTAGTTGCTCGGCACTAGAATGTCGTATCCAGCCGCTCCAGCGCGGACTTTGGCGAACATCGACTCATTGGAGTCAAACGTATCGATCACCACCTCGCAGTCCTGTTCATCCTGAAAGCGCTCGATGAGCTCCGGCTTGATGTAATCCGCCCAGATATAGACATGCAGCTTCTCCGCCGCCTGCGTGGCAGTGCTGAGCAGCGAACAGAGTGCAAACAGAGCGGTGCGCGGTGTGATGGGATTTTTCATGCGGATTTCGGCTTCAACATACGATGCCCCACCGTCGCCACGATCAAGGTGACGACGATCAGCAGGGTGGAGAGTGCATTGATGACGGGTAGCGAGCGGCTGGTCTTCGCCAGACCATACACGCGAGCAGGCAGCGTCGCATTCCCAGGCCCAGAGACGAAGAAGGTGATCACAAAGTCATCCACAGACAAAATAAAGGCCATCATGCCTGCCGCTAGCATTCCTGGCACTAGCAGTGGCAGCACCACACGCCAAGCCACCTGCCACG belongs to Verrucomicrobiaceae bacterium and includes:
- a CDS encoding spermidine/putrescine ABC transporter substrate-binding protein, coding for MKNPITPRTALFALCSLLSTATQAAEKLHVYIWADYIKPELIERFQDEQDCEVVIDTFDSNESMFAKVRAGAAGYDILVPSNYMLGLLVQKNLLRELDPKLLPNAAQVDPQVLAKLEDKTMRHGVPYAIGYGVLAYRKDRLTSPPDSWAALEMPGVNRKACLLNDMRETLGAALKSLGHSVNTRDATQLTAAAAVVKRWKQSVARFDNEQYKSAIDSGEFVLVHGYSGDLFQVVAENDHVGVLLPREGLVMACDEMVIPATAPQPALAHAFINFLLDPAVAAENMEWTGYVCPNVGGMKKVSPEFLANPAVAVPEAVRAKSEVIEDVGEALSLYTKVWDEVKAGN
- a CDS encoding sodium/solute symporter (Members of the Solute:Sodium Symporter (SSS), TC 2.A.21 as described in tcdb.org, catalyze solute:Na+ symport. Known solutes for members of the family include sugars, amino acids, nucleosides, inositols, vitamins, urea or anions, depending on the system.), with amino-acid sequence MTPFLIDAIVLIAYFGIILGIGLSQRSKSDSVEGFTLGDRQIAWWAVLASILAAEISAATFLGAPESGYSRQNWSYAQFAIGTVMARIIVSFLFIPIFYKHNVISLYEFLGGRFGPVTRKFASFLFMFTRVLAMGTRLYVSAIILVIAVSMWQGGAVDANTKFWLYAGAVVLVTILTAIYTSVGGIRAVIWTDFIQVGVLVASLGFTIPFLLSKIPGGWGAVTDVIKSPVFFDFAKPADDPGVWAWIKNVLTNEYTIWAAIIGSTFVTMSTHGIDQDTVQRMLTAKNRRQSAFATILSGIVDLPIVSAFILIGVLLKAYYTAHPSVALPAESREVFPFFIMHEMPAGMRGLVTAGILATAMGSLSTALNALATSFSRDFILPRLRADAAESEKMAVLRWSTVGFAVLIIGVGVWTAYYMAHNPKVEILPLVLGILGFTFGSLLAVFLLAVLTKTRGNDVGNVIAMCCGIFAVAYLSNVLNIQNQLGVKTPFVLSFPWRITCGTLVTFVIAAMFSTPLAKRQSAMN